The following proteins are encoded in a genomic region of Lutra lutra chromosome 16, mLutLut1.2, whole genome shotgun sequence:
- the BORCS6 gene encoding BLOC-1-related complex subunit 6 → MESSRGRPGPEADLLVLGEQQAAIFGGGPGRVPSAPPSGLPGCGQEEAENVGSASCHPAASPKTSSLGAVHRAEREARDDEPGRGGTPSAPGSRRVAPGPEPEPHGSSGRQEDPEPREDEPASEGGCRRGSPGGRGMEAEPREEDDEEEAAVAGRAGRSFSSRLQDSRSLDGLSGACGGAGSAGGAEPGAGGGRRATISSPLELEGTVSRHGDLTHFVANNLQLKIRLSAAPQPPPPAPARPCAAPAPTPAIPPIDPDVLRDLERLSRELGGRVDRLLRGLGGAVQELTALSVGCIQTYRDAVDSLGEAVDMSIKGMYTLLARCEELERALQPVQGLARQVRDIRRTLEVLEALCK, encoded by the coding sequence ATGGAGTCGTCCCGGGGGCGGCCTGGGCCCGAAGCGGACCTTCTGGTTCTGGGGGAGCAGCAAGCCGCGATCTTCGGCGGCGGGCCGGGCCGAGTGCCCTCCGCGCCGCCCTCGGGCCTCCCGGGGTGCGGGCAGGAAGAGGCCGAGAACGTTGGGAGCGCGAGCTGCCACCCCGCGGCGTCCCCGAAGACTTCGAGCCTCGGCGCCGTCCACCGGGCGGAGCGGGAGGCTCGGGACGACGAGCCGGGCCGCGGAGGAACGCCGTCCGCGCCGGGGAGCCGCCGGGTTGCCCCGGGTCCCGAGCCCGAGCCGCACGGCTCCTCCGGGCGCCAGGAGGACCCTGAGCCGCGGGAGGACGAGCCTGCGTCGGAGGGGGGCTGCCGTCGAGGGAGCCCGGGAGGCCGCGGGATGGAGGCTGAGCCGCGGGAGGAAGACGACGAGGAGGAGGCGGCGGTGGCCGGCAGGGCTGGGCGCTCGTTCTCCAGCCGCCTTCAGGACAGCCGCAGCCTGGACGGTCTGAGCGGGGCGTGCGGCGGCGCGGGGTCCGCGGGGGGTGCCGAGCCTGGCGCGGGCGGCGGGCGCCGCGCCACCATCTCCAGCCCCCTGGAGCTCGAGGGCACCGTGAGCCGCCATGGCGACCTCACCCACTTCGTGGCCAACAACCTGCAACTCAAGATTCGTCTGAGCGCCGCCCCTcaacccccgccccctgccccggcGCGGCCCTGTGCAGCGCCCGCGCCCACTCCGGCCATCCCCCCGATCGACCCCGACGTGCTGCGGGACCTGGAGCGGCTGAGTCGGGAGCTAGGCGGCAGGGTGGACCGTCTGCTGCGCGGGTTGGGTGGCGCGGTGCAGGAGCTGACGGCGCTGAGCGTGGGCTGCATCCAGACCTACCGCGACGCCGTGGACTCCCTGGGCGAAGCGGTGGACATGAGCATCAAGGGCATGTACACCCTGCTGGCGCGCTGTGAAGAGCTGGAGCGGGCTCTGCAGCCAGTGCAGGGGCTGGCGCGCCAAGTGCGGGATATCCGACGCACCCTGGAGGTGTTGGAGGCCCTGTGCAAGTGA